Proteins co-encoded in one Salvelinus sp. IW2-2015 linkage group LG17, ASM291031v2, whole genome shotgun sequence genomic window:
- the LOC111976688 gene encoding vesicle-associated membrane protein-associated protein B isoform X2: MARQEQVLQLEPPHELKFRGPFTDVVTATLKLGNPTDRNVCFKVKTTAPRRYCVRPNSGIIDAGTSINVSVMLQPFDYDPNEKSKHKFMVQSMLAPYDMTDMEGVWKEAKPEELMDSKLRCAFELPLENDKTSELSSLPKSASSSLDDGEVKKIMEECKRLQMEVQRLREENKQIREEDGLRKRKVTSMASSPHSSSSQAMIREEGLSTRVLALCVLFFVIGVIIGKLAL, encoded by the exons GTCCATTTACAGATGTCGTCACGGCCACCCTGAAGCTAGGCAACCCAACagatagaaatgtgtgttttaaagTGAAGACGACAGCGCCTCGTCGATACTGTGTCCGTCCCAACAGTGGCATCATTGACGCAGGCACTTCCATCAATGTATCTG TTATGCTACAGCCTTTCGACTATGATCCCAATGAAAAGAGCAAACACAAATTCATGGTGCAGTCCATGCTTGCTCCATATGACATGACTGACATGGAAGGGGTG TGGAAAGAGGCAAAGCCAGAGGAGCTGATGGACTCCAAGTTGAGATGTGCATTTGAGCTCCCACTAGAGAATGACAAAACT TCAGAGCTCTCCTCACTCCCTAAGTCTGCCAGCTCCTCCCTGGATGACGGCGAGGTGAAGAAGATCATGGAGGAGTGCAAGAGGCTGCAGATGGAGGTCCAGAGGCTACGGGAAGAGAACAAACAGATCAGG GAGGAGGATGGTCTGCGGAAGAGGAAGGTCACGTCCATGGCGTCCTCCCCCCACTCATCTTCCTCACAGGCCATGATAAGGGAGGAGGGCCTGAGTACCCGCGTGCTGGCGCTCTGCGTGCTGTTCTTCGTCATCGGTGTCATCATCGGGAAATTGGCCCTGTAG
- the LOC111976688 gene encoding vesicle-associated membrane protein-associated protein B isoform X1 has protein sequence MARQEQVLQLEPPHELKFRGPFTDVVTATLKLGNPTDRNVCFKVKTTAPRRYCVRPNSGIIDAGTSINVSVMLQPFDYDPNEKSKHKFMVQSMLAPYDMTDMEGVWKEAKPEELMDSKLRCAFELPLENDKTHDSESNKNVSSTPIKSELSSLPKSASSSLDDGEVKKIMEECKRLQMEVQRLREENKQIREEDGLRKRKVTSMASSPHSSSSQAMIREEGLSTRVLALCVLFFVIGVIIGKLAL, from the exons GTCCATTTACAGATGTCGTCACGGCCACCCTGAAGCTAGGCAACCCAACagatagaaatgtgtgttttaaagTGAAGACGACAGCGCCTCGTCGATACTGTGTCCGTCCCAACAGTGGCATCATTGACGCAGGCACTTCCATCAATGTATCTG TTATGCTACAGCCTTTCGACTATGATCCCAATGAAAAGAGCAAACACAAATTCATGGTGCAGTCCATGCTTGCTCCATATGACATGACTGACATGGAAGGGGTG TGGAAAGAGGCAAAGCCAGAGGAGCTGATGGACTCCAAGTTGAGATGTGCATTTGAGCTCCCACTAGAGAATGACAAAACT CATGACAGTGAAAGCAACAAAAATGTGTCCTCTACCCCCATAAAGTCAGAGCTCTCCTCACTCCCTAAGTCTGCCAGCTCCTCCCTGGATGACGGCGAGGTGAAGAAGATCATGGAGGAGTGCAAGAGGCTGCAGATGGAGGTCCAGAGGCTACGGGAAGAGAACAAACAGATCAGG GAGGAGGATGGTCTGCGGAAGAGGAAGGTCACGTCCATGGCGTCCTCCCCCCACTCATCTTCCTCACAGGCCATGATAAGGGAGGAGGGCCTGAGTACCCGCGTGCTGGCGCTCTGCGTGCTGTTCTTCGTCATCGGTGTCATCATCGGGAAATTGGCCCTGTAG